Proteins encoded within one genomic window of Pedobacter africanus:
- a CDS encoding NADH-quinone oxidoreductase subunit A produces METQSVPVDFLPIIFQVVVALGFVVTTLIATHFLGPKRKTKDKLETFEAGIKTIGNARQPFSIKYFLVAILFVLFDVEVIFMYPWAVNFRDLGMTGMIEMFVFMGTLLLGFIYVLKKKALDWN; encoded by the coding sequence ATGGAAACACAAAGTGTACCTGTAGATTTTTTACCCATTATATTTCAAGTTGTTGTTGCTTTAGGTTTTGTGGTTACCACACTTATTGCTACCCACTTTTTAGGCCCTAAAAGAAAAACCAAAGATAAACTGGAGACTTTTGAAGCAGGGATAAAAACAATTGGTAATGCGCGTCAGCCTTTCTCTATCAAGTATTTTCTGGTAGCTATCCTCTTCGTGTTGTTTGATGTTGAGGTGATCTTTATGTATCCATGGGCGGTGAATTTCCGGGATCTGGGCATGACCGGAATGATAGAAATGTTTGTATTTATGGGCACCCTTTTACTAGGCTTTATATACGTATTGAAGAAGAAAGCACTGGATTGGAATTAG